Proteins encoded within one genomic window of Paraglaciecola psychrophila 170:
- a CDS encoding PhzF family phenazine biosynthesis protein — MKIKLYQVDAFANKVFEGNPAAVCPLESWLDDYLLQKIAEENNLSETAFFVQTDNNIQLRWFTPLEEVELCGHATLAAAYILYQYCNYSAPSAIFDTKSGQLVVTKIEQGFSMDFPASILQAVDVPAALLLGLGKVTAQRILAGFDYVVVLSSVKEVIELNPDFSQWLDLDLRGVVVTAQGSDVDFVSRCFFPKLRVNEDPVTGSAHCELAPYWGKRLGLSVLSGRQLSQRSGIVHCKLIEDRVILTGNAVEYMSGEINI; from the coding sequence ATGAAAATAAAACTCTATCAAGTGGACGCCTTTGCAAATAAGGTGTTTGAAGGTAATCCCGCTGCTGTTTGTCCATTAGAAAGCTGGTTGGATGATTATCTATTGCAAAAAATTGCAGAGGAAAATAATTTGTCCGAAACTGCATTTTTTGTTCAGACCGACAACAACATTCAGCTTCGATGGTTTACGCCTCTCGAGGAAGTGGAACTTTGTGGTCATGCGACTTTGGCTGCTGCTTATATATTGTATCAATATTGCAATTATTCCGCCCCGAGCGCCATTTTTGATACTAAGAGTGGACAATTGGTGGTGACTAAAATAGAGCAGGGTTTCAGTATGGACTTCCCTGCCTCTATACTGCAGGCCGTTGATGTACCTGCTGCGTTATTACTAGGATTAGGCAAAGTCACAGCCCAAAGAATATTGGCTGGATTTGATTATGTGGTGGTGTTAAGTAGTGTAAAAGAGGTGATTGAGCTTAATCCTGATTTTTCTCAGTGGTTAGATCTTGACTTAAGGGGCGTAGTTGTTACGGCACAAGGTAGCGATGTTGACTTTGTTAGTCGCTGCTTTTTTCCTAAATTAAGAGTTAACGAAGATCCCGTTACGGGATCAGCACACTGTGAATTAGCGCCTTATTGGGGGAAACGCCTCGGTTTATCTGTACTAAGTGGACGGCAATTATCCCAACGAAGTGGAATAGTACATTGTAAATTAATTGAAGATAGAGTTATTTTAACCGGCAATGCAGTGGAGTACATGTCAGGCGAAATAAATATATAG